The Papaver somniferum cultivar HN1 chromosome 3, ASM357369v1, whole genome shotgun sequence genome includes a region encoding these proteins:
- the LOC113360978 gene encoding gamma-interferon-responsive lysosomal thiol protein-like, whose translation MASSSSSSVFLLSLVILFCASIQSSSAQITVLSSLSGIKELEFASHSADANKVTLALHYETLCPYCSNFMVNYLPQIFNNGLIDIIDLQLIPYGNAKITSDKVITCQHGPTECELNTVEACALQVWPAQDKHFNFINCVETFVYNGQQSQWKSCYSKLGYKEEPINECYNSGLGQHLELGYAKATGALNPPHKYVPWVTVNDEPLYDDYRNFQTYVCNAYQGTKPAACQAQQMEITSKTKSDQMLEVTFMDKTIPTTNIRSPMTKARRQMKF comes from the exons atggcttcttcttcatcatcatcagtctTTCTCTTGTCTCTTGTCATTCTGTTCTGTGCTTCTATTCAATCATCATCAGCTCAAATTACTGTCTTATCATCACTATCAGGTATTAAGGAATTGGAATTTGCTAGTCATTCTGCAGATGCTAATAAAGTTACTTTGGCACTTCACTATGAAACTTTGTGTCCATACTGTTCAAATTTCATGGTGAATTACTTACCACAAATCTTCAACAATGGACTCATTGATATCATCGATCTTCAACTCATTCCTTATGGTAATGCCAAAATTACTTCTGACAAAGTCATCACCTGCCAG CATGGACCAACTGAGTGTGAATTGAACACAGTGGAAGCATGTGCACTACAAGTCTGGCCTGCTCAG GATAAGCATTTCAATTTCATCAATTGTGTGGAGACGTTTGTTTACAACGGCCAGCAATCTCAATGGAAATCTTGTTACTCGAAATTGGGCTACAAAGAGGAACCTATTAATGAATGCTACAATAGTGGATTGGGACAACAT CTTGAGTTAGGATATGCAAAGGCAACAGGTGCTCTTAACCCCCCTCATAAATATGTTCCGTGGGTGACAGTAAATGATGAACCACTTTATGAT GACTATCGCAACTTCCAAACATACGTCTGCAATGCCTATCAGGGCACCAAGCCCGCTGCTTGTCAAGCACAGCAAATGGAGATCACCTCTAAAACAAAATCTGACCAAATGCTTGAAGTTACCTTCATGGACAAAACAATTCCAACAACCAATATTAGGTCTCCAATGACTAAAGCAAGGCGCCAAATGAAGTTCTGA